The following coding sequences lie in one Kribbella sp. NBC_00709 genomic window:
- a CDS encoding NUDIX hydrolase, with protein sequence MGRYAGVIARYDGQVALVREQYEAWDAPYWNLPSGAVEDGETPTAGAIRELREESGLLAGEEDLLLVWRTQVLVDGRVTSRSWNYVVDVRDPAFAIDDPDGSVMEARWFSVEDAARLLGQVPYPPIASPAIDYLTYGARQPDWTFTLNDDSWSW encoded by the coding sequence ATGGGACGGTATGCGGGTGTGATTGCGCGGTACGACGGCCAGGTGGCGCTCGTGCGGGAGCAGTACGAGGCGTGGGACGCGCCGTACTGGAATCTGCCGAGCGGCGCCGTCGAGGACGGCGAAACCCCGACGGCCGGCGCGATTCGTGAGCTGCGGGAGGAGTCGGGGCTGCTGGCCGGCGAGGAGGATCTCCTGCTCGTGTGGAGGACTCAGGTGCTGGTGGACGGTCGCGTGACATCGCGGTCGTGGAACTACGTGGTGGATGTGCGGGACCCGGCCTTCGCGATCGACGATCCGGATGGGTCGGTGATGGAGGCGCGCTGGTTCTCGGTGGAGGACGCCGCAAGGCTCCTCGGCCAAGTGCCTTATCCGCCGATCGCTTCGCCCGCGATCGACTACCTGACCTACGGCGCGCGACAGCCGGACTGGACCTTCACCCTCAATGACGACAGCTGGAGCTGGTAG
- a CDS encoding GNAT family N-acetyltransferase, translating to MEVYPVDQERWGDLVELFGPSGGTRGCWCMARRLPSAQVARNGSAENRAALEGFVRAGMPVGLIGYVDARPAGWCAVAPRTEYYAIMHSRVLPIDEPDDDEIWAINCLFVKSGYRGRGLTLPMVEAAVEYARAEGARIVEAYPVKTMPGDPGRGVLTTFLDAGFTTYAEHRTQARRNAVVRRTL from the coding sequence ATGGAGGTGTATCCCGTTGACCAGGAGCGGTGGGGCGACCTGGTCGAGCTGTTCGGCCCCAGCGGAGGGACGCGCGGGTGCTGGTGCATGGCCAGGCGGTTGCCCAGCGCCCAGGTCGCGCGGAACGGGAGCGCCGAGAATCGGGCGGCGCTCGAGGGCTTCGTCCGGGCGGGGATGCCGGTCGGGTTGATCGGGTACGTCGATGCGCGGCCGGCCGGCTGGTGTGCGGTGGCGCCGCGGACGGAGTACTACGCGATCATGCACTCGCGGGTGCTGCCGATCGACGAGCCCGATGATGACGAGATCTGGGCGATCAACTGCCTGTTCGTGAAGAGCGGGTATCGCGGGCGCGGGCTCACACTGCCGATGGTCGAGGCCGCGGTCGAGTACGCGCGGGCTGAGGGCGCGCGCATCGTCGAGGCGTACCCGGTGAAGACGATGCCGGGCGATCCCGGACGCGGTGTGTTGACGACGTTCCTCGATGCAGGCTTCACGACGTACGCCGAGCACCGAACCCAAGCCAGGCGCAACGCCGTCGTCCGCCGAACCCTCTGA
- a CDS encoding phosphotransferase: MCCRSYSTTTAAEVEYELHATQYLAHRGFPTPAPVEAADGSLWGLIDDRPAALFTYAAGVHPSDLADGYFSADLELGRSAAGLAAQIHVLSADQRLPGRRTTRLDPLQRIETFLRSPYADLPVLREATRRLIGLREKMADVYADPTGLRQGLVHNDISAVNLLLDRTGTITALIDFDDCMTSFQLYDLGRIAETWARHADRHADIRRINELIEAYHATRPLTDREAELAVDLIATYAAATGVDILTGMLRHGAQVQDPRASYSMLFYLDLHA, from the coding sequence ATTTGTTGCCGGAGCTACAGCACGACCACGGCTGCCGAGGTGGAGTACGAGCTCCACGCGACGCAGTACCTTGCGCATCGAGGCTTCCCGACGCCCGCGCCGGTTGAAGCCGCGGACGGATCGCTGTGGGGCCTGATCGACGACCGCCCAGCAGCGCTCTTCACATACGCCGCTGGAGTGCACCCGTCCGACCTGGCAGACGGCTACTTCTCGGCCGACCTGGAGCTAGGCCGCAGCGCCGCAGGACTGGCCGCCCAGATCCATGTGCTGTCGGCGGACCAGCGCCTCCCCGGCCGCCGGACCACCCGGCTCGATCCTCTCCAGCGGATCGAGACCTTCCTCCGATCGCCGTACGCCGACCTGCCGGTACTTCGCGAAGCGACGCGCCGCCTGATCGGTCTGCGGGAGAAGATGGCGGACGTCTACGCCGACCCGACCGGTCTGCGGCAGGGCCTGGTCCACAACGACATCAGCGCCGTCAACCTCCTACTCGACCGGACCGGCACGATCACCGCCCTGATCGACTTCGACGACTGCATGACATCGTTCCAGCTCTACGACCTGGGCCGGATCGCAGAAACCTGGGCCCGCCACGCCGACCGCCATGCCGACATCCGCCGCATCAACGAACTGATCGAGGCCTATCACGCAACGCGCCCCCTGACCGACCGCGAGGCCGAACTAGCCGTCGACCTCATCGCCACCTACGCAGCCGCAACCGGAGTCGACATCCTCACCGGCATGCTCCGCCACGGCGCGCAGGTACAAGATCCGCGGGCCAGTTACTCGATGCTCTTCTACCTCGACCTCCACGCCTGA
- a CDS encoding histidine phosphatase family protein: MRHIYLVSHPEAQHHVDGIVGGWHDSELTARGHLQAERIADVLASRIGAQPVEVYSSDLRRASQAAERIARRFSVEVQTDARLRERSNGEADGRPQAWLAERRIPLPEYGDRLGHHDGPAGAETRLALVERLYPALDDILRRPVENQIVVSHGSASSYLIAAWIGMPMMSTDRGFFPLAAGSITTLVRNDTHFSHQVVALNETQHLQDLEQA, translated from the coding sequence ATGAGACACATCTACCTGGTCTCCCACCCCGAAGCACAGCATCACGTCGACGGCATCGTCGGCGGATGGCACGACTCAGAGCTGACGGCCCGCGGTCACCTGCAGGCCGAGCGCATCGCCGACGTCCTGGCGAGCAGAATCGGAGCTCAGCCGGTCGAGGTCTACTCCTCCGATCTGCGTCGAGCCAGCCAAGCGGCGGAGCGCATTGCCCGGCGATTCTCGGTCGAGGTGCAGACTGATGCGCGCCTTCGAGAGCGGTCCAACGGTGAGGCTGACGGGCGTCCGCAAGCGTGGCTCGCCGAGCGCCGGATCCCGCTTCCGGAGTACGGCGATCGGCTTGGCCATCACGATGGGCCAGCCGGCGCAGAGACGCGGTTGGCGTTGGTTGAACGCCTGTACCCGGCGCTCGACGACATCCTCCGTCGACCGGTCGAGAACCAGATCGTGGTGTCTCACGGGTCCGCGTCGAGCTATCTGATCGCTGCCTGGATCGGGATGCCGATGATGTCGACGGACCGGGGTTTCTTCCCGCTCGCCGCGGGCAGCATCACCACCCTCGTCCGCAACGACACGCACTTCAGCCATCAGGTCGTCGCCCTGAACGAGACCCAGCACCTGCAGGATCTCGAACAGGCGTGA
- a CDS encoding LLM class F420-dependent oxidoreductase, with protein MRPVRIGVQLAPQRADYADIRRAAAEVEDLGADALFTWDHFFPLGKTADGKHFEGWTTLAALAEQTSRVELGVLVSCNSYRNPDLLADMARTVDHISGGRVILGVGAGFKEREFLEYGYEFPSPGRRVADLAESLPRIKKRLAALNPPPVGRMPILIAGGGEQKMLRIVAQHADIWNTFAEGEDLVRKLGLLHKYCAEIDRDPSTIEYSVHVGGDPRDSGPQLRELGVSLFTTSTSGPDYNLDTARQWISWRNELNT; from the coding sequence GTGAGACCAGTCCGGATCGGCGTACAGCTGGCGCCGCAACGAGCCGACTACGCAGACATCCGCCGCGCCGCCGCGGAGGTGGAGGACCTCGGCGCCGACGCGCTCTTCACCTGGGACCACTTCTTCCCGTTGGGAAAGACTGCCGACGGCAAGCATTTCGAAGGCTGGACGACGCTCGCCGCGCTGGCCGAGCAGACTTCCCGGGTCGAGCTCGGGGTCCTGGTCAGCTGCAACAGTTACCGCAATCCCGATCTGCTCGCCGACATGGCCCGGACCGTCGACCACATCAGCGGCGGGCGGGTGATCCTCGGCGTCGGCGCGGGGTTCAAGGAGCGCGAGTTCCTCGAGTACGGGTACGAGTTCCCGTCGCCCGGGCGGCGGGTCGCCGACCTGGCCGAGTCCCTGCCGCGGATCAAGAAGCGGCTGGCCGCGCTGAACCCGCCGCCGGTCGGCCGGATGCCGATCCTCATCGCCGGCGGCGGCGAACAGAAGATGCTCCGGATCGTCGCCCAGCACGCCGATATCTGGAACACCTTCGCCGAGGGTGAGGACCTGGTTCGCAAGCTCGGCCTGCTGCACAAGTACTGCGCCGAGATCGACCGCGATCCGTCGACCATCGAGTACTCCGTCCATGTCGGAGGCGACCCCCGCGATTCCGGTCCGCAGCTGCGCGAACTCGGCGTCAGCCTGTTCACAACCTCGACCAGCGGCCCCGACTACAACCTCGATACCGCCCGCCAGTGGATCTCCTGGCGAAACGAACTGAACACCTGA
- a CDS encoding DinB family protein: MSTWSTPERVEPPIDPVDERAALEDRLEFHRTTLLLKCGGLTPDQLALQSVPPSTLSLLGLVRHMSGVEAWFHEYDGQPDHLYFWNYVPGSAASFDEVDPTRAADDLASYQASVARSRQAVAGLSLDEASPGEDYTLRWIYLHMIEEYARHNGHADLLRERIDGATGE; the protein is encoded by the coding sequence ATGTCGACGTGGAGCACACCTGAACGAGTTGAGCCGCCGATCGACCCGGTCGACGAGCGGGCCGCGCTCGAAGACCGGCTCGAGTTTCATCGCACGACGTTGCTGCTGAAATGCGGCGGGCTGACGCCGGACCAACTCGCCCTGCAGTCGGTGCCGCCGTCGACGCTCTCGTTGCTCGGACTGGTCCGGCACATGTCTGGAGTCGAGGCCTGGTTCCACGAGTACGACGGCCAACCGGACCACCTGTACTTCTGGAACTACGTACCCGGCTCGGCCGCGAGCTTCGACGAGGTCGATCCCACACGGGCCGCCGACGACCTGGCGAGCTATCAAGCGAGCGTCGCCAGGTCGCGGCAGGCCGTTGCCGGGCTCAGCCTCGACGAAGCCAGCCCGGGCGAGGACTACACGCTGCGGTGGATCTACCTACACATGATCGAGGAGTACGCCCGCCACAACGGTCACGCAGATCTCCTTCGCGAACGCATCGACGGCGCCACCGGCGAATAG
- a CDS encoding dihydrofolate reductase family protein, which yields MRNLKIIEHITLDGVMQNSADENDFPYGDWNAPYRSPAGRDAMLALHGESFDLLIGRYTYDLWSGFWPKVPSNPMADRLNAAKKYVVTHRPEGLDWGPAEALGPDIVEGVRRIKSQDGPDLILSGSSTLISPLLEHGLADEVVLVINPVLLGTGKRFFADGTPAQTLELVSTTPFPTGIILTTYKPVGPLKPA from the coding sequence ATGAGAAACCTCAAGATCATCGAGCACATCACGCTCGACGGCGTGATGCAGAACTCCGCAGACGAGAACGACTTCCCGTACGGCGACTGGAACGCACCGTATCGGAGCCCGGCCGGCCGTGACGCGATGCTCGCCCTGCACGGCGAAAGCTTCGATCTGCTGATCGGCCGCTACACCTACGACCTCTGGTCGGGTTTCTGGCCCAAGGTGCCGAGCAACCCGATGGCCGACCGCCTCAACGCGGCGAAGAAGTATGTGGTCACCCACCGCCCGGAGGGCCTCGACTGGGGGCCGGCCGAAGCCCTCGGACCGGATATCGTCGAAGGTGTCCGCCGCATCAAGTCACAGGACGGCCCGGACCTGATCCTCTCGGGCAGCTCCACACTGATCTCGCCGCTGCTCGAGCACGGCCTCGCGGACGAGGTCGTGCTGGTCATCAACCCGGTTCTGCTGGGCACCGGCAAACGCTTCTTCGCCGACGGAACCCCGGCGCAGACCCTCGAACTGGTCAGCACCACGCCGTTCCCGACAGGCATCATCCTCACCACTTACAAGCCCGTCGGCCCCCTGAAACCCGCATGA
- a CDS encoding SRPBCC family protein translates to MPLTSVTKDAATLTLTLVADFPVPQRRLWEAWVDPQRLERFWGPPFAPATFTHHDFTVGGRAEYFLTGANGEKWSGSWKFTAIDPIDSFDACDGEDNAEDENMPASMKFTFESTSTGSRMTCVNQFSSVEAMEQTLPGMEAGLRAALPQLDDLLAEHPTHGED, encoded by the coding sequence ATGCCGCTGACGTCTGTCACCAAAGACGCCGCAACGCTCACCTTGACCCTCGTGGCCGACTTCCCCGTTCCGCAGCGCCGCCTCTGGGAGGCCTGGGTCGACCCGCAGCGACTCGAGCGCTTCTGGGGGCCGCCCTTCGCGCCGGCCACCTTCACGCACCACGACTTCACGGTCGGCGGACGCGCCGAGTACTTCCTGACCGGGGCGAACGGGGAGAAGTGGAGCGGGTCCTGGAAGTTCACCGCGATCGATCCGATCGACTCCTTCGACGCGTGCGACGGAGAGGACAACGCCGAGGACGAGAACATGCCGGCCTCGATGAAGTTCACCTTCGAGTCCACGTCGACGGGATCGCGTATGACCTGCGTCAACCAGTTCTCCAGTGTCGAAGCCATGGAGCAGACGCTTCCGGGCATGGAAGCGGGACTCCGCGCGGCACTGCCCCAACTCGACGACCTGCTGGCCGAACACCCCACTCACGGTGAGGACTGA
- a CDS encoding ArsR/SmtB family transcription factor: MVVFQEESEESLNQLFRALADGTRRDILERSLTETPSVSELAARYEMSFAAVQKHVAVLQRAGLVQKRPNGREQLISTDRTRLRRASELLDRYESIWRQRMAQLDQVLLEGN, from the coding sequence ATGGTTGTATTTCAGGAGGAGAGCGAGGAATCGCTCAATCAGCTGTTCCGGGCCTTGGCGGATGGGACGCGTCGCGACATCTTGGAGCGGTCGCTGACGGAGACGCCGTCGGTGTCCGAGCTCGCGGCGCGTTACGAGATGAGTTTCGCCGCCGTACAGAAGCACGTCGCGGTGCTTCAGCGGGCGGGTCTGGTGCAGAAGCGCCCGAACGGGCGGGAGCAGCTGATCTCCACCGACCGGACGCGGCTTCGCCGTGCGAGCGAACTCCTGGATCGCTACGAATCCATCTGGCGTCAGCGCATGGCGCAGCTCGACCAAGTTCTCCTGGAAGGAAACTGA
- a CDS encoding glycosyltransferase: MDRNTDTRDGMPPPLDAPVRLLVGPANFAGQGTRWARALEQRVPSTQATSFAFFKGVLDYPVDYGVPARTYRRNHRWRLNFYHHVVRNYTHVLLEASRPIFGPLHGPDGSFEIPHLLSKGLQVGLIAHGSDVRIPSRHAETEPWSPFPDLDDETVDLLERNATRAAELFTSYPGPVYVSTPDLFDYVPDAVWCPVIVDVGTWRSDAPVLEHKKPVVAHAPSKSAMKGSELIDPILKSLADRGLITYRRVEGVDPADMPAVYRDADIVLDQFRIGSYGVAACEAMAAGRIVVGHIAPHVRARVAAETGLELPIVDATPDTIEQVVLDLIAHPETSREFAARGPAFVEQVHDGRWSAKALAPFVEQPNPIPAGWKPSWIRPKVVMMAGNDIVVDSRVLKYAQTVANWDLDVTCIGIPGRRLRGVRQYGKVQVLCPPIQSKVLVTGWRKRWANLKANLRPWFKTEAEYLLAYGRWQYASRELRAERGRDRRDRERTGSSVPSKRSVVDRLQRAWRWRSLRLYRAVLHARAHLLRRAKPVADPTDLGIGKRRERLLALHRRLPSGRWRRVMPEVIDQELTLGPLLDRLLIDVIHVHDVFMLGIAARAAHRAALDGRTIKIIYDAHEYIPGVPVVAPRRVAAYSDLEREFIRDADRVITVSEPLAQWLRRDHKLAGLPDVVLNAPVEPPEDADVIGLREQLRLPEDVPLLVYGGGVNRARGVGTVVEALPQLPDVHLAIVARANAVTTELLARAAELGVGDRVHLAPFVAAEVVPLYLRSATIGLSPLLHAPNHNIAVTNKFCEYIAAGLPIITSDTPAQADLVNELDLGAVYPAGDVDGLVQAVRTVLADRDRIAKRIAEDPELQRRFSWSAQAEVIRSVYTTVMGQLPDAAWAPGATTVRQLLPAPPELPDTNWRAFRQSRGEAFQARAENPSSA; encoded by the coding sequence ATGGATCGCAACACTGACACCCGGGACGGGATGCCGCCGCCGCTCGACGCACCCGTGCGGCTACTCGTGGGGCCGGCCAACTTCGCAGGCCAAGGCACCCGCTGGGCCCGCGCGCTCGAGCAGCGGGTGCCCAGCACGCAGGCGACCTCGTTCGCGTTCTTCAAGGGCGTCCTCGACTACCCGGTCGACTACGGCGTACCGGCGCGCACGTACCGGCGCAACCACCGGTGGCGGCTGAACTTCTACCACCACGTCGTCCGCAACTACACGCATGTGCTGCTCGAGGCCTCCCGCCCGATCTTCGGGCCCCTGCACGGACCGGACGGATCGTTCGAGATCCCGCACCTGCTCAGCAAGGGTCTGCAGGTGGGGCTCATCGCCCATGGTTCCGACGTCCGCATCCCCAGCCGGCACGCCGAGACCGAGCCCTGGTCGCCGTTCCCCGACCTCGACGACGAAACCGTCGACCTGCTCGAGCGCAACGCCACCCGCGCTGCCGAGCTGTTCACGTCGTACCCAGGTCCCGTGTACGTCTCTACCCCCGACCTCTTCGACTACGTACCCGACGCGGTCTGGTGTCCCGTGATCGTCGACGTCGGCACGTGGCGCAGCGACGCTCCGGTTCTCGAGCACAAGAAGCCGGTGGTGGCCCACGCGCCCAGCAAGTCGGCGATGAAGGGCTCCGAGCTCATCGACCCCATCCTGAAGAGCCTGGCCGATCGCGGCCTCATCACCTACCGCCGGGTCGAGGGCGTCGACCCGGCGGACATGCCGGCCGTCTACCGCGACGCCGACATCGTCCTCGACCAGTTCCGGATCGGCAGCTACGGCGTCGCCGCGTGCGAGGCCATGGCGGCAGGCCGGATCGTGGTCGGCCACATCGCTCCGCACGTCCGCGCCCGGGTGGCGGCCGAGACCGGGCTCGAGCTTCCGATCGTCGATGCGACACCCGACACCATCGAGCAGGTCGTGCTCGATCTCATCGCGCACCCGGAGACGAGCCGGGAGTTCGCCGCCCGCGGTCCGGCCTTCGTCGAGCAGGTGCACGACGGCCGCTGGTCGGCCAAGGCGCTGGCCCCGTTCGTCGAGCAGCCGAACCCGATCCCGGCCGGCTGGAAGCCGTCGTGGATCCGCCCCAAGGTCGTGATGATGGCCGGCAACGACATCGTCGTCGACTCCCGCGTGCTCAAGTACGCGCAGACGGTGGCCAACTGGGACCTCGACGTCACCTGCATCGGCATTCCGGGACGCAGGCTCAGGGGCGTCCGCCAGTACGGCAAGGTGCAGGTGCTGTGTCCGCCGATCCAGTCGAAGGTGCTGGTGACGGGGTGGCGTAAGCGGTGGGCCAACCTGAAGGCCAACCTCAGGCCGTGGTTCAAGACCGAGGCCGAGTACCTGCTGGCCTACGGCCGCTGGCAGTACGCGAGCCGCGAGCTGCGCGCCGAACGCGGCCGCGACCGCCGCGATCGCGAGCGCACCGGCTCGTCCGTGCCGTCCAAGCGGTCCGTCGTCGATCGGCTGCAGCGGGCGTGGCGGTGGCGGTCGCTGCGGCTGTACCGCGCCGTACTGCATGCCCGCGCGCATCTCCTCCGGCGGGCCAAACCCGTGGCCGACCCTACCGACCTGGGAATCGGCAAGCGGCGCGAGCGACTGCTCGCCCTCCACCGCCGGTTGCCGTCGGGCCGCTGGCGGCGGGTGATGCCCGAGGTGATCGATCAGGAGCTGACACTCGGCCCGCTGCTGGACCGCCTGCTGATCGATGTCATCCACGTGCACGACGTGTTCATGCTCGGCATCGCGGCGCGCGCGGCGCACCGGGCTGCCCTGGACGGGCGCACGATCAAGATCATCTACGACGCTCACGAGTACATCCCCGGCGTACCGGTGGTGGCTCCGCGCCGGGTCGCGGCGTACAGCGACCTCGAGCGCGAGTTCATCCGCGACGCCGACCGCGTCATCACGGTGTCGGAGCCGCTGGCCCAGTGGCTGCGGCGCGACCACAAGCTGGCCGGGCTGCCCGACGTCGTACTCAACGCGCCGGTCGAGCCGCCCGAGGACGCCGACGTCATCGGTCTGCGCGAACAGCTGCGGCTGCCCGAGGACGTCCCGCTGCTCGTGTACGGCGGCGGCGTCAACCGCGCCCGCGGCGTCGGGACCGTCGTCGAAGCGCTACCGCAGCTGCCCGACGTACATCTCGCGATCGTCGCGCGGGCCAACGCCGTCACCACGGAGCTGCTGGCCCGTGCCGCCGAGCTGGGCGTCGGCGACCGCGTGCACCTGGCGCCGTTCGTCGCTGCCGAGGTCGTGCCGTTGTACCTGCGCTCGGCCACCATCGGCCTCAGCCCGCTGCTGCACGCGCCCAACCACAACATCGCTGTGACGAACAAGTTCTGCGAGTACATCGCTGCCGGCCTGCCGATCATCACCAGCGACACCCCGGCCCAGGCCGATCTGGTGAACGAACTCGACCTCGGCGCGGTCTACCCCGCAGGCGACGTGGACGGACTCGTGCAGGCTGTCCGTACGGTGCTCGCCGACCGCGACCGCATCGCCAAGCGCATCGCCGAGGACCCGGAACTCCAGCGCCGCTTCTCCTGGTCCGCACAAGCCGAAGTCATCCGGTCCGTGTACACCACCGTCATGGGTCAACTCCCCGACGCAGCCTGGGCCCCCGGCGCCACCACCGTCCGCCAACTCCTCCCCGCCCCACCGGAGCTCCCCGACACCAACTGGCGCGCCTTCCGACAATCCCGGGGCGAGGCCTTCCAAGCCCGCGCCGAGAACCCCAGCTCTGCCTGA
- a CDS encoding helix-turn-helix domain-containing protein, which yields MLQHSQFSTDALTAEDRFDAWRERLNSTHVLMQLESECAADFHAHQRLICLGAVSMWPIRCDPLVCLRTPKLIRRSDPEVYHLSLLRNGVARASWGRQGKDYRSGHFHLNDSSRPSKLEIRVASGWMSAIGIEIPKALLPLPQRTVDRAFDLTLSNRTGPGALLWHFMSRLAADTNPYRPSDAPRLATVLADLVSAMLANAVDAESEQPPETRTRVLVLRVKEFIRRNLHDPEMTPSQVAARNHISSSYLHRLFRDEGETVATYIRRQRLDGAHRDLVDPAFAGTPIHVVAARWGFPRASEFTRAFRSSYGVAPSEYRSGVGRDGPDAPRPTSRSW from the coding sequence ATGCTGCAGCATTCCCAGTTCAGCACCGACGCGCTGACGGCCGAGGACCGATTCGACGCCTGGCGTGAGCGGCTCAACAGCACCCACGTACTGATGCAGTTGGAGAGTGAGTGCGCTGCCGATTTTCACGCGCACCAGCGGCTGATCTGTTTGGGCGCGGTGTCGATGTGGCCGATTCGCTGCGACCCCTTGGTCTGCCTGCGGACGCCGAAACTGATCAGGCGGTCCGACCCCGAGGTCTACCATCTTTCCCTCCTCCGCAACGGGGTGGCGAGAGCGTCCTGGGGTAGGCAGGGGAAGGACTACCGGTCGGGGCACTTCCACCTCAACGACTCGTCCCGGCCGTCCAAGCTCGAGATCAGGGTTGCGAGCGGCTGGATGTCGGCCATCGGTATCGAGATCCCGAAAGCCCTGCTCCCGCTGCCGCAGCGGACCGTCGACCGGGCTTTCGATCTCACCCTGTCCAACCGGACCGGGCCCGGGGCGTTGCTGTGGCACTTCATGTCCCGGCTCGCGGCCGATACCAATCCCTACCGGCCCTCCGACGCACCCCGGCTGGCCACCGTACTGGCCGACCTGGTGAGCGCGATGCTGGCGAACGCGGTGGATGCGGAGAGCGAGCAACCTCCGGAGACTCGCACCCGCGTGCTGGTGCTGCGCGTCAAGGAGTTCATCCGTCGGAATTTGCATGACCCCGAGATGACGCCGTCCCAGGTCGCGGCGCGAAATCACATCTCATCCAGCTATCTGCACCGGCTCTTCCGCGACGAGGGGGAGACGGTCGCCACGTACATCCGTCGTCAGCGGCTGGACGGTGCACATCGTGACCTCGTGGACCCGGCATTCGCCGGCACGCCGATCCATGTGGTGGCCGCCCGTTGGGGCTTCCCGCGGGCCTCGGAGTTCACCCGCGCGTTCCGCTCGTCGTACGGCGTCGCGCCCTCGGAGTACCGCAGTGGGGTCGGACGTGACGGACCCGACGCACCCCGGCCGACCAGTAGGTCCTGGTGA